One Fulvia fulva chromosome 12, complete sequence genomic region harbors:
- a CDS encoding Citrate synthase, mitochondrial, with translation MYSVDTAVEGPSPSSSPSPQSFYNQAHRTTAELIDRCPSDLHPMAQLSIAVNALEHKSAFSKAYAKGIKKTEYWEHTFEDSMGLTTVPSVVGWLRALAGVRQTVLLLLRQL, from the exons ATGTACAGCGTTGACACTGCTGTCGAGGGGCCCTCACCCTCATCCTCACCCTCACCACAGAGCTTCTACAATCAG GCACACCGCACGACCGCCGAGCTCATCGACCGCTGCCCATCTGACCTCCACCCAATGGCCCAGCTCTCCATCGCTGTCAACGCGCTCGAGCACAAGTCTGCTTTCTCCAAGGCATACGCCAAGGGTATCAAAAAGACGGAATACTGGGAGCACACCTTCGAAGACAGCATGGGCTTGACCACCGTGCCGTCAGTCGTTGGCTGGCTTCGGGCTCTGGCAGGAGTTCGGCAGACTGTACTACTGCTGCTGCGGCAGCTGTG A
- a CDS encoding [Pyruvate dehydrogenase [acetyl-transferring]]-phosphatase 1, mitochondrial: protein MRRAVIQNLRTSRRAATPRKAHNALQRSIASRSFQPLHSSMRLSRRISVPVALGVGASALYYGYTQQRAQSVAPAADVSPVSSALSYFTAATAQTHSPSTPPAGTSIDPEAVPEAVRKALIVDQGQLFTAQIPADQVISKETDNSGRKVLEMLSPEQASAKLRTNEESYLVGRGEGVVRYDVVQIPSNDPIEDDHVEKIVEVPNTTAAAADGKASQDWMFWGVFDGHSGWTTSAKLRQTLVSYVARELNATYKSALQDPKLTLPDPDSVDAAIKKGFVKLDNEIVNDSVTKVLKAQSKVVAAEILAPALSGSCALLSFYDSRSKELRVACTGDSRAVLGRRGNTGKWTATALSVDQTGGTPSEDARLRAEHPNEPYVTMNGRILGGLEPSRAFGDAIYKWSKETQDKMKRNFFGRTASKYLETPPYVTAEPVVTRTKIEPGNGDFVVMATDGLWEMLTNEEVVGLVGQWLETQAATTTTAKNASSGWLSSWFSSQKASNLPIEHHDQGGSEGHRAPVRQQQWGVAGGDQRFVVEDKNAATHLVRNALGGKDRDMLSALLTLPSPYSRRYRDDLTVQVIFFGEGQGNGQVELNKEASATANGNGANGKPKL from the exons ATGCGTCGCGCAGTGATCCAGAACCTGCGTACGTCTCGGAGAGCAGCGACTCCACGCAAAGCGCACAATGCCCTCCAGCGATCGATAGCGAGTCGGTCATTCCAACCACTACATTCGTCCATGCGTCTGTCGCGACGCATATCAGTCCCAGTCGCGCTCGGTGTGGGAGCCTCAGCGCTGTACTACGGCTATACACAACAAAGAGCACAATCAGTGGCTCCAGCAGCAGATGTTTCGCCCGTATCGAGCGCGCTGAGCTATTTCACCGCCGCAACCGCGCAAACACATTCGCCTTCCACACCACCAGCCGG TACATCGATCGACCCTGAAGCAGTACCAGAGGCTGTACGGAAAGCTCTGATTGTAGACCAAGGACAGCTTTTCACAGCACAAATACCTGCAGATCAAGTCATCAGCAAAGAGACCGACAACTCTGGACGCAAGGTGCTTGAGATGCTAAGTCCGGAGCAAGCAAGTGCGAAATTAAGAACAAACGAGGAGAGCTATCTGGTAGGCAGAGGAGAGGGTGTGGTGAGATACGACGTGGTGCAGATACCCAGCAACGACCCGATCGAGGATGATCATGTGGAGAAGATCGTGGAAGTGCCAAACACCACCGCTGCGGCGGCAGATGGCAAGGCTAGCCAGGACTGGATGTTTTGGGGAGTGTTTGATGGTCATTCCGGCTGGACCACCTCTGCCAAGCTGAGGCAGACCCTTGTCTCGTATGTCGCCCGAGAGTTGAACGCGACGTACAAGAGCGCGCTGCAGGACCCAAAGCTCACATTGCCGGACCCCGACTCCGTGGACGCAGCCATCAAGAAGGGCTTCGTCAAGCTGGACAACGAGATCGTGAACGACTCAGTCACGAAAGTGCTCAAGGCACAATCGAAAGTCGTGGCTGCCGAGATCCTTGCACCAGCACTCTCCGGCTCTTGCGCACTTCTGTCTTTCTACGACAGTCGATCGAAAGAGCTTCGCGTAGCATGCACGGGTGACAGCCGCGCTGTGCTTGGACGAAGAGGAAATACCGGAAAGTGGACCGCAACAGCGCTGAGCGTCGACCAGACTGGCGGTACACCCTCGGAAGATGCGCGATTGCGAGCCGAACACCCCAATGAACCATATGTGACCATGAATGGGAGAATCCTGGGTGGACTGGAGCCCAGTCGGGCGTTTGGAGATGCGATCTATAAGTGGTCAAAAGAGACGCAAGATAAGATGAAGAGGAACTTCTTTGGACGTACTGCCTCCAAATACCTGGAAACGCCGCCATATGTCACCGCAGAGCCTGTCGTCACGAGGACAAAGATTGAGCCTGGCAACGGCGACTTCGTGGTCATGGCCACTGACGGTCTCTGGGAGATGTTGACAAATGAGGAAGTCGTTGGTCTGGTCGGGCAGTGGCTGGAGACACAAGCCGCGACAACGACAACCGCCAAGAACGCAAGCAGCGGATGGCTGTCATCATGGTTCAGCAGCCAAAAAGCATCGAACCTGCCCATCGAGCACCACGATCAAGGTGGCAGCGAAGGACACCGCGCGCCAGTCCGTCAACAGCAATGGGGCGTAGCCGGCGGTGATCAGCGCTTCGTAGTCGAGGACAAGAACGCCGCGACACATCTTGTGCGTAATGCGCTAGGTGGGAAGGACAGGGATATGCTCAGTGCACTTCTGACTCTGCCCTCGCCTTACAGCCGGAGATACAGAGACGATCTGACAGTGCAAGTCATCTTCTTCGGTGAAGGGCAAGGTAATGGCCAAGTCGAGCTGAACAAAGAGGCCAGTGCTACTGCTAATGGCAACGGTGCAAATGGCAAGCCGAAGCTCTGA
- a CDS encoding Major facilitator superfamily multidrug transporter mdrA, with the protein MDRVETIHQAPSEDRNVARFEPGDKANPRNWPAWRKWTIVASIGLIDLTVSFGASGYSPASASFKDEFHAGHEVGQLGLSLYVLGLAFGPMFIAPLSEYYGRTALYLIPYGLFLIFLLGTALATNLAHFLVLRLLSGTFASVTIANFGGTIADLWPRHEVGPAMNVFLWAAVCGSPLGFLFMSIVAQDHGWRYVFWSLLGICGVLWLQMVAVLVPFGNETRHSVILRRRAKKEKKLIPGEAQARSLKNLFRVTLSRPFRFLTSETIVIFAALYNGFLYGLSFMFNSAFGLVFGKQGYGFDTLGVGLCFLGLCIGISLGPVAGIWQERYYQRRVHGEKPSSAGSSETDSLLQTSEDHKPKYIPEARVQLGKVAAIMLPTSLFLFAWTSPPQYGIHWIVPILATVLFGFSFFTLIFMMAIYTEESYMIYSASALAGIGLARNVAGAIFPLFGSRMFEGLGYNWAGTIIAGLACLLAPIPFVLERYGPKLRERSPFAWNHAEDED; encoded by the coding sequence ATGGATCGAGTAGAGACCATCCATCAAGCCCCATCAGAAGACCGCAACGTAGCCCGCTTCGAACCCGGCGACAAAGCCAACCCTCGCAACTGGCCAGCATGGCGAAAATGGACCATAGTGGCCAGCATAGGCCTGATCGATCTTACAGTGTCCTTTGGTGCATCCGGGTACTCTCCCGCGTCAGCGTCATTCAAAGATGAGTTTCACGCCGGCCACGAAGTCGGTCAGCTCGGTCTTAGCCTGTACGTTCTCGGCCTGGCATTCGGTCCCATGTTCATAGCACCGCTGAGTGAATACTATGGCCGGACGGCGTTATACCTCATACCATATGGCTTGTTCCTGATCTTTCTACTGGGCACCGCGTTGGCGACGAATCTTGCTCATTTCCTGGTTCTCCGACTGCTATCAGGGACGTTCGCTAGTGTAACGATTGCGAATTTTGGTGGAACCATTGCAGACTTGTGGCCGAGACATGAGGTTGGGCCGGCGATGAATGTGTTCCTTTGGGCAGCGGTCTGTGGAAGTCCACTGGGGTTTCTGTTCATGTCGATCGTCGCGCAAGATCATGGTTGGAGGTATGTGTTCTGGTCGTTACTCGGGATCTGTGGTGTGCTGTGGCTGCAGATGGTCGCTGTGTTGGTTCCGTTCGGGAACGAAACGAGGCATTCGGTGATCTTGCGGAGAAGGGCGAAGAAAGAGAAGAAGCTGATTCCTGGCGAGGCGCAAGCACGATCGTTGAAGAATCTGTTCCGTGTCACGCTGTCCAGGCCGTTCCGCTTCCTGACGTCGGAGACGATCGTGATATTCGCAGCGCTGTATAATGGCTTTCTTTATGGACTATCCTTCATGTTCAACAGCGCCTTTGGCTTGGTGTTTGGCAAGCAGGGATATGGCTTTGACACACTCGGTGTAGGGTTATGCTTCCTGGGCCTGTGCATTGGGATCAGTTTGGGTCCTGTGGCTGGCATATGGCAAGAGAGATACTATCAGCGGCGAGTACACGGCGAGAAGCCTTCATCCGCAGGCTCCTCCGAGACCGACTCTTTGCTGCAAACGAGCGAAGACCACAAACCGAAGTACATTCCAGAAGCGCGCGTGCAGCTCGGAAAGGTCGCTGCCATAATGCTACCTACAAGTCTCTTCCTGTTTGCATGGACGTCGCCGCCGCAGTATGGTATCCACTGGATTGTCCCTATCCTCGCGACAGTGCTCTTCGGCTTCAGCTTCTTCACTCTGATATTCATGATGGCAATCTACACGGAGGAGAGCTACATGATATACTCAGCATCAGCACTTGCAGGGATAGGATTGGCGCGCAACGTAGCGGGTGCTATCTTTCCGTTGTTTGGGAGTAGAATGTTCGAAGGGCTGGGCTATAACTGGGCTGGCACGATTATTGCTGGGCTGGCATGCCTACTGGCGCCGATACCCTTTGTGTTGGAGCGTTATGGGCCGAAGCTACGAGAGCGTAGCCCCTTTGCGTGGAATCATGCGGAAGATGAGGATTGA
- a CDS encoding 60S ribosomal protein L31-B: MSTKTQTKKQSGKTGRSAIEDVVAREYTIHLHKRVHGVSFKKRAPRAIKEIRGFAEKAMGTTDVRLDPQLNKKVWESGIKGVPFRLRVRISRKRNDEEGAKEKLYSYVQAVNVKNPKGLQTVLVEDEADSK; the protein is encoded by the exons ATGTCGACCAAGACGCAGACCAAGAAGCAGTCCGGCAAGACTGGCCGCAGCGCCATCGAGGATGTCGTTGCCCGCGAATACACCATCCACCTCCACAAGAGG GTCCACGGTGTGAGCTTCAAGAAGAGGGCTCCTCGTGCCATCAAGGAGATTCGTGGCTTCGCTGAGAAGGCAATG GGCACCACCGACGTCCGCCTCGACCCACAGTTGAACAAGAAGGTCTGGGAGTCCGGCATCAAGGGCGTCCCCTTCCGTCTCCGTGTGCGCATCAGCCGTAAGCGTAACGACGAGGAGGGCGCCAAGGAGAAGCTTTACTCCTACGTCCAGGCCGTCAACGTCAAGAACCCCAAGGGTCTGCAGACAGTGCTTGTCGAGGATGAGGCCGACAGCAAATAG
- a CDS encoding Adenylate-forming reductase Nps10 — protein MATAVLQPVAGYSDAFKSASIEVLEREATPELDLETQEPRTIDELIKLRARQSGCDDPIISYPDEGTTYIDYSPKDLDRLVEQAAHLYSNVVPQRMTSNDPVQVVGLLGDSDLSYLIALLAISRLGHTALLLSTRITDEAYESLLSATKATALIYQSTFKGAERKVLKVLPQLNTASIVEHAALADRSADLKAATLDPLRETKNGSFIIHSSGSTGLPKPIYQTHSASLYTYSQHFSLVGHLTLPLYHNHGICCTFRAIHSRRKIYLYNARLPLASSHLLATLREHPDIKILYGVPYALKLLAETEEGSELLSRLDIVMFGGSACPKPVGDSLVRNGVNLVGHYGATEVGQLMTSFRDFKSDKLWDWLRVPEKLLPYLSMELRGPNLYECCVKQGWGSKVATNRDDGSYATKDLFTPHPTVPNAWQYYARLDDTIVLENGEKANPLLVEGVLRHNRNVAEAVVFGAGKPRLGAFIIPKPDSDLTSAQVIDSVVPAIEEMNKALPAYSHLSKDMIKTLPHDADYRRTDKGTVIRAAFYRDFAKQIDQCYIDEQSGSLRLERDELIAFLRKEFTKRLAAKGEVDFSDDTDLFSLGVDSLQAIQIRSVILKTNDLKGSELGRNFVFDFPTLTLMANEILRLQTGEPQEQKASIEDRMAAMIKKYSDFDRHQPIDRKADGDYIVVTGATGSLGAHVVARLASQHRVRKVYCLVRASSTSNASARVEESLRLRRVHDDLSLESLQKIIALPSDFSNSLLGLEWRIYDGIAKDITHLLHLAWSVNFNKNLESFESDCIAGAKNLIDLCLKAKRPQPATFNFCSSVSATVRTPGGVVPEALPESFSYAQGMGYAQSKHVTEHLCDRATKSRGIKARVLRVGQVIGDTKHGVWNATEAIPMILQTAKTVGALPKLDERPSWLPVDVVAQTFVDIGTSDTEKGLFNLVNHGSFHWAGDLLPLLRAAGVEFEEVGQREWIRRLRASNPDPEVNPPIKLVDFFAGKYDNDDKKGSLSYDTTVAQECSEALREVGVLDQELVGKIVAYLKSIGSL, from the coding sequence ATGGCTACAGCAGTATTGCAGCCAGTAGCTGGCTACTCGGACGCCTTCAAAAGTGCTTCCATCGAGGTCTTGGAGCGCGAGGCTACTCCCGAGCTGGACTTGGAGACGCAGGAGCCACGGACGATCGACGAGCTGATCAAGTTGCGAGCACGACAATCTGGTTGTGATGACCCAATCATTTCGTACCCCGATGAAGGAACGACCTACATCGACTACTCGCCTAAGGACCTGGACCGTCTCGTTGAGCAGGCCGCACATCTCTACTCAAATGTTGTGCCCCAAAGAATGACCTCGAATGATCCAGTGCAGGTTGTCGGCCTTCTGGGCGACTCTGATTTGAGCTACCTCATAGCGCTGCTGGCTATATCGAGGCTTGGCCATACAGCTCTTCTTCTCTCTACCCGGATTACAGACGAGGCATACGAATCACTTCTGTCGGCTACGAAGGCTACGGCTCTGATTTACCAGTCCACGTTCAAGGGAGCTGAGCGGAAAGTACTCAAAGTGCTGCCACAGCTAAACACGGCATCCATCGTCGAGCACGCGGCATTAGCAGATCGCAGTGCTGACCTTAAAGCAGCGACACTGGATCCGCTTCGAGAGACCAAGAACGGATCTTTCATCATCCACTCCAGCGGCTCCACTGGCTTGCCTAAGCCGATCTACCAAACACATAGTGCTTCGCTGTACACATACTCACAGCACTTCAGCCTAGTCGGTCATCTGACATTACCGCTCTATCACAACCATGGCATATGTTGTACCTTCAGAGCCATCCATTCTCGGCGCAAGATCTATCTCTACAATGCCCGGCTTCCCCTGGCCTCGTCACATTTGCTTGCGACACTTCGCGAACATCCCGACATCAAGATTCTGTATGGTGTACCATATGCCCTCAAGCTACTTGCCGAAACGGAAGAAGGCTCTGAGCTATTGAGTCGCCTTGACATCGTCATGTTTGGTGGATCTGCGTGCCCCAAGCCGGTTGGTGATAGTCTTGTCCGGAACGGAGTCAATCTGGTCGGTCATTACGGAGCAACTGAGGTCGGTCAACTCATGACATCCTTCAGGGACTTCAAAAGCGACAAGCTGTGGGACTGGCTACGAGTTCCGGAGAAGCTTCTGCCATATCTCAGTATGGAACTCCGTGGCCCGAACTTGTATGAGTGTTGCGTCAAGCAAGGCTGGGGCTCGAAAGTTGCCACAAATCGTGACGATGGCTCGTACGCAACCAAAGATCTGTTCACGCCACATCCAACTGTGCCAAACGCATGGCAGTACTACGCACGCTTGGACGATACGATTGTACTGGAGAATGGCGAGAAAGCAAATCCTTTGCTGGTCGAAGGTGTGCTGCGGCACAATCGCAACGTCGCAGAAGCTGTCGTCTTTGGTGCAGGCAAGCCACGCCTAGGTGCTTTCATCATCCCAAAGCCCGACTCAGATCTGACCAGCGCACAAGTCATTGATTCTGTGGTACCTGCCATCGAGGAGATGAACAAGGCTCTACCAGCCTACTCGCACCTGTCGAAGGACATGATCAAGACTTTGCCGCATGATGCTGACTATCGACGTACGGATAAAGGCACTGTCATTCGGGCTGCCTTCTACCGAGACTTTGCCAAACAGATCGATCAGTGCTACATTGACGAGCAAAGCGGCTCATTACGACTTGAAAGGGACGAGCTGATCGCATTCCTGCGCAAGGAGTTCACAAAGCGACTGGCCGCGAAGGGCGAGGTTGACTTCAGCGATGACACGGATCTCTTCAGCCTTGGTGTGGACTCCCTACAAGCTATCCAGATTCGAAGCGTCATTCTGAAGACCAATGATCTGAAGGGCAGTGAGCTTGGTCGTAACTTCGTCTTCGACTTTCCGACATTGACGCTGATGGCAAATGAAATCCTGAGACTGCAAACAGGCGAGCCTCAGGAACAGAAGGCGAGCATCGAGGACCGCATGGCAGCGATGATCAAGAAGTACAGCGACTTTGACCGCCACCAGCCCATCGATCGGAAAGCAGATGGCGACTACATCGTGGTAACAGGAGCAACAGGATCGCTTGGCGCTCACGTTGTTGCGCGGCTAGCTTCTCAACACCGTGTACGCAAGGTCTACTGCCTAGTCCGAGCATCCAGTACCTCCAACGCCTCAGCACGAGTCGAAGAGTCCCTAAGATTGCGACGTGTCCACGATGACCTGTCTCTCGAATCTCTCCAGAAAATCATCGCCTTGCCTTCGGACTTCTCCAATAGCCTCCTTGGTCTAGAGTGGCGGATCTACGACGGAATCGCCAAAGACATAACCCACCTCCTCCACCTCGCCTGGTCCGTTAACTTCAACAAGAACCTTGAAAGTTTCGAATCAGACTGTATAGCCGGCGCCAAGAACCTCATCGACCTCTGCCTCAAAGCAAAGCGGCCTCAACCTGCGACTTTCAACTTCTGCTCCTCTGTCAGTGCAACAGTGCGGACACCTGGCGGCGTTGTACCCGAAGCGCTCCCTGAGTCGTTCTCATACGCACAGGGCATGGGATATGCTCAGTCAAAGCACGTCACAGAGCATCTCTGTGATCGCGCGACAAAATCGAGAGGCATAAAAGCTCGGGTTCTGCGAGTCGGCCAGGTCATTGGTGATACGAAACATGGTGTGTGGAATGCGACTGAGGCTATCCCGATGATCTTGCAGACTGCGAAGACGGTCGGTGCCCTACCGAAGCTGGACGAACGACCTTCATGGTTGCCGGTCGATGTTGTCGCTCAGACGTTCGTTGACATTGGGACTTCTGACACGGAGAAAGGACTCTTCAATCTGGTGAACCATGGCAGTTTCCACTGGGCTGGGGATCTGCTGCCATTGCTACGAGCGGCAGGCGTGGAGTTCGAGGAGGTCGGGCAGAGGGAGTGGATCAGGAGGTTGAGGGCATCGAATCCTGATCCGGAGGTGAACCCTCCGATCAAGCTTGTTGACTTCTTTGCTGGGAAGTACGATAATGATGACAAGAAAGGGAGTCTGAGTTATGATACAACGGTGGCGCAGGAGTGCTCGGAAGCGTTGAGAGAGGTGGGAGTCTTGGATCAGGAACTTGTGGGCAAGATTGTGGCTTACTTGAAGTCAATTGGGAGTTTATAG